In the Sulfitobacter pacificus genome, one interval contains:
- the flgA gene encoding flagellar basal body P-ring formation chaperone FlgA, whose translation MARWILLTGLLALPAWADGVVPTRTIRAAAIILETDVTLRAGLQNSGYMRLSDVVGQEARVALYPGRPIGIDDIGPPAIVRRNQLVKVSFSTSGLQIVTEGRALERGAIGDRVRVMNLSSRATVFGQVQPDGSINVSQ comes from the coding sequence ATGGCGCGCTGGATCCTTTTGACCGGGTTGCTGGCGCTACCGGCATGGGCTGACGGCGTGGTGCCCACCCGCACAATTCGGGCCGCCGCGATCATTCTGGAAACGGATGTCACGCTGCGCGCAGGTTTGCAAAACAGCGGTTACATGCGCCTTTCCGATGTGGTTGGGCAAGAGGCGCGCGTTGCGCTTTATCCCGGCAGACCGATTGGAATTGACGACATCGGCCCCCCTGCAATCGTGCGTCGGAACCAGCTGGTCAAAGTCTCTTTTTCCACAAGCGGTTTGCAAATCGTCACCGAGGGGCGTGCGCTTGAACGCGGTGCCATCGGTGACCGTGTCCGCGTCATGAACCTGTCTTCCCGCGCCACTGTTTTTGGCCAAGTGCAGCCTGACGGCAGCATAAATGTCAGCCAATAG
- the flgH gene encoding flagellar basal body L-ring protein FlgH, with the protein MKIFTAITLVSMLLSACSSTNQIGKPPSFNPAIETVEHSAMINPGLPLKVDEKRLVDRASLWSGTRQSLLGDRRALQRGDILTVVVDVDEKAEISNASDRSRSGSEDFGVPEFIGFPQRLGNRFPGANPDSLIGINTSSSSGGDGSVKRKEKLTLRVAATVVDVLPNGVLSISGSQELRVNFELRELLVTGYVRPADISRQNEITYDKIASARVSYGGRGQITDVQQPRYGQQILDAVLPF; encoded by the coding sequence ATGAAGATTTTCACCGCTATCACGCTTGTGTCAATGTTGCTTTCGGCCTGTTCAAGCACAAACCAAATCGGAAAACCGCCATCCTTTAACCCGGCGATCGAAACGGTTGAGCATTCGGCCATGATCAATCCCGGCCTGCCCTTGAAAGTTGACGAAAAACGTTTGGTCGACCGGGCGTCGCTTTGGTCAGGTACGCGGCAGTCTCTTTTGGGGGACAGGCGGGCCTTGCAACGCGGGGATATCCTGACGGTCGTTGTGGATGTGGATGAAAAGGCCGAAATTTCTAACGCCTCAGATCGTTCCCGCTCAGGTTCAGAAGATTTTGGCGTGCCGGAGTTTATTGGCTTTCCGCAGCGGTTGGGAAACCGGTTTCCCGGTGCCAATCCTGACAGTTTGATCGGGATCAACACATCGTCATCCTCTGGCGGCGACGGGTCGGTCAAACGCAAGGAAAAACTCACCTTGAGGGTGGCTGCGACGGTTGTTGACGTACTGCCGAATGGCGTGCTGTCGATCTCCGGTTCGCAGGAGTTGCGGGTAAACTTCGAACTGCGCGAGCTTTTGGTGACTGGCTATGTGCGACCCGCAGATATCTCGCGTCAGAACGAAATTACCTATGACAAAATCGCTTCTGCGCGGGTGTCCTATGGCGGGCGGGGACAGATCACGGATGTACAGCAGCCAAGATATGGTCAGCAAATTCTAGACGCTGTTCTGCCTTTCTAG
- a CDS encoding flagellar basal body-associated protein FliL: MLKKILPIVFLLIGSGVGVGAGMALRPVPEVVEEEMPDAEKAAKAEVQEEPHGPDNPAPEMDYVKLNNQFVVPIVKDRVVVALVVLALSLEVPLGSKEAVFRREPKLRDSFLQVLFDHANIGGFDGAFTEANNLGVLRNALREVGQKEMGVEVIKDVLILEIARQDY; encoded by the coding sequence ATGTTGAAGAAAATCCTGCCAATTGTGTTTTTGCTTATCGGTTCGGGTGTGGGGGTTGGGGCCGGTATGGCTCTGCGCCCTGTGCCCGAAGTGGTTGAAGAGGAAATGCCGGATGCAGAAAAGGCAGCAAAAGCGGAGGTGCAAGAGGAGCCACATGGCCCGGACAATCCAGCCCCGGAAATGGATTACGTCAAGTTGAACAATCAATTTGTTGTTCCGATTGTGAAGGACCGCGTCGTGGTGGCGCTTGTGGTTCTTGCGCTAAGCTTGGAAGTGCCGCTCGGCAGTAAGGAAGCGGTATTCCGGCGTGAGCCAAAGCTGCGCGACAGCTTTCTGCAAGTGCTGTTTGATCATGCGAATATCGGTGGTTTTGACGGGGCGTTTACCGAAGCAAACAATCTGGGTGTGTTGCGCAATGCGCTGCGGGAAGTGGGGCAAAAAGAAATGGGGGTTGAGGTAATCAAAGATGTGTTGATCCTTGAAATCGCGCGTCAGGATTATTGA
- a CDS encoding EscU/YscU/HrcU family type III secretion system export apparatus switch protein, with translation MSGQEDNASKTFDATPQKLLEARKKGDIAKSTDLLTAASYAGLLLALLMAGASGIRQAGTSLMVMIDQAGTLAPLFFSDDARAPMAGMILPIAFGLGPLFALPAAAVILAVFAQRAWVFAPSKLAPKLSRISILSNAKNKFGRDGLFEWLKSFTKLTLYSVVLALFIKSRIADMIGVLQTSPHLVLQLLAELCITFLFVTVLISGAIGAVDAMYQHFAHLRKNMMSHKEIADETKNAEGDPHMKQERRQRALSVSQNQMMADVPKADVVIVNPTHYAVALTWSRRPNEAPICVAKGVDEIAKAIREAAQEAAVPIHSDPPTARSLHATTEIGEEIAPDFYRAVAAAIRFAESMRQRAKGKV, from the coding sequence ATGAGCGGGCAGGAAGACAACGCCTCAAAAACCTTTGACGCAACGCCGCAGAAACTACTGGAGGCGCGCAAGAAAGGGGATATTGCAAAATCAACCGACCTGTTGACCGCCGCATCTTATGCCGGGCTTTTGCTTGCCCTTCTTATGGCCGGGGCCAGCGGCATCCGTCAGGCGGGCACATCATTGATGGTCATGATCGATCAGGCCGGCACCCTTGCCCCATTGTTTTTCAGCGACGATGCGCGCGCACCTATGGCCGGTATGATATTGCCGATTGCCTTTGGTCTTGGCCCATTGTTTGCCTTACCTGCTGCCGCCGTCATTCTGGCCGTTTTTGCACAACGCGCCTGGGTTTTTGCACCCAGTAAACTCGCCCCGAAGCTCTCCCGCATTTCGATCCTGTCAAATGCCAAAAACAAATTTGGGCGGGACGGGTTATTTGAATGGCTCAAGAGCTTCACCAAATTGACGCTATATTCGGTTGTGCTTGCCCTCTTCATCAAAAGCCGTATAGCCGATATGATTGGAGTCCTGCAAACCTCTCCACATCTGGTTTTGCAACTGCTTGCGGAGCTTTGCATCACCTTTCTTTTTGTGACCGTCCTGATCTCCGGTGCCATTGGTGCGGTGGACGCAATGTATCAACATTTTGCTCACCTACGCAAAAACATGATGTCTCACAAAGAGATAGCCGACGAAACCAAGAATGCAGAAGGCGATCCTCATATGAAACAGGAGCGCCGGCAACGTGCCTTGTCGGTATCGCAGAACCAGATGATGGCCGATGTTCCGAAGGCGGATGTGGTGATCGTGAACCCGACCCATTATGCCGTGGCCCTGACCTGGAGCAGGCGGCCAAACGAGGCACCAATCTGTGTCGCCAAAGGCGTGGATGAAATTGCAAAAGCCATCCGCGAGGCCGCGCAAGAGGCAGCTGTGCCGATCCACAGCGATCCACCAACCGCCCGGTCTTTACATGCGACAACCGAAATTGGCGAGGAAATCGCTCCGGATTTCTATCGTGCGGTTGCTGCTGCAATCCGCTTTGCTGAATCCATGCGCCAGCGTGCGAAAGGAAAAGTATGA
- a CDS encoding flagellar biosynthetic protein FliR, whose amino-acid sequence MTPALAELLDIANRYLWHGLAVFLRVAPIVSMLPAFGERTVPARVKLVIILCFVLIIAPAVPGFAMPMGFDALTLLIGTETVAGLTLGIGIRLFILALQTAGSIAAQSTSLSQILGGAAADPLPAMGYILIIGGIALAVMSGLHVKAAALVILSYEMLPMGQFPGAQIISEWGVSKVAEAFALSFTLAAPFVILSVVYNLALGVINKAMPQLMVAFVGAPLITAGGLLVLLLASSFMLERWLEALDNYLANPYWTPR is encoded by the coding sequence ATGACACCCGCCCTGGCAGAGCTTTTGGACATCGCAAACCGGTATCTCTGGCATGGTCTCGCGGTTTTTCTACGGGTCGCTCCAATTGTCTCCATGCTGCCCGCATTTGGCGAGCGTACGGTGCCCGCGCGAGTCAAACTGGTGATCATATTGTGCTTTGTGCTTATCATCGCACCGGCTGTGCCCGGCTTTGCAATGCCCATGGGGTTTGACGCCTTGACCCTTTTGATTGGTACTGAAACCGTGGCCGGGCTGACGCTTGGCATTGGTATTCGGCTGTTTATTCTAGCGTTGCAAACTGCGGGTTCAATCGCAGCGCAATCCACATCCCTTTCCCAAATTCTTGGCGGCGCTGCCGCGGATCCACTGCCAGCCATGGGCTATATTCTGATCATCGGTGGGATCGCATTGGCGGTGATGTCTGGCCTTCATGTCAAGGCTGCCGCATTGGTCATCCTGTCATATGAAATGCTGCCGATGGGTCAATTTCCCGGTGCGCAGATTATTTCGGAATGGGGCGTGTCCAAGGTGGCAGAGGCCTTTGCCCTGTCATTTACGCTTGCGGCACCCTTTGTCATATTATCGGTCGTCTATAATCTGGCGCTTGGTGTCATCAACAAGGCGATGCCACAGCTTATGGTCGCCTTTGTCGGCGCGCCACTGATTACCGCCGGTGGTCTGCTGGTGCTTCTTCTTGCATCGTCATTCATGCTGGAACGCTGGCTGGAGGCATTGGATAACTATCTTGCCAACCCCTATTGGACACCAAGATGA
- the flhA gene encoding flagellar biosynthesis protein FlhA yields the protein MAVIVMMILPMPAWVLDAGLALSFALAILIFTVTLFIERPLDFSAFPTILLASLMLRLSLNVSSTKLIIGEGHTGTNAAGDVIESFAQFVMGGSVFLGLVVFCVLLIVNFMVINKGATRMAEVGARFALDGMPGKQMAIDSDMAAGAITHEQARDRREREQLETTFFGSLDGASKFVKGDAIAGLLITLLNLVAGLIMGIVVHNMPLGAAFETYAILTVGDGLVSQIPAVIISIASALLLARGGAQGATDLAVFSQLGKHPSALATVAVLMLAFGMFPGLPFMPFMIGGLGLSVAAYITYRNAKRAKTEIPTTDPADSLPPEKSMGDILELDDIHVEFAPDLVNMVLDPGTGLDSRISKMRNHVASVFGLILPEIRLTDNSALGPGTYVIRIQGVEQARAELNPDQILALAPEDSNALPNGTDTTEPVYGAPARWINSKDQETAVLAGVTLVTPTEILATHLLEVVKSNFSRLLSLKSLRRTLNEMSNISNPVRAEANRKLLDEMIPDKVPIDVLHTVLRLLLDEQVSIRNLPLILEAVAEARGQNAQPEAICEHVRQRLGFQLVAEMRRADGTLPLIQLAPEWEDTFATYQVESDRGFDIALPPELFNQLAERASEKLNDAGNNGIYPALVTNTRRRRFLRTVMQAKGISTPVLSFEEIGLDARPSLVGVIAA from the coding sequence ATGGCGGTGATTGTGATGATGATCCTGCCGATGCCAGCTTGGGTCTTGGATGCTGGTCTGGCGCTTTCATTTGCACTGGCAATCCTAATCTTTACGGTCACACTGTTCATCGAACGACCCTTGGATTTTTCCGCCTTTCCTACGATCCTTCTGGCGTCGCTGATGTTGCGATTGTCCCTGAACGTATCCTCGACCAAGCTGATCATCGGCGAGGGGCACACCGGCACCAATGCTGCCGGAGATGTCATTGAAAGCTTTGCACAATTTGTGATGGGCGGATCTGTCTTTCTGGGGCTTGTGGTGTTCTGCGTTCTGTTGATTGTGAATTTTATGGTCATCAACAAGGGTGCCACACGTATGGCTGAGGTCGGCGCACGGTTTGCCCTGGACGGGATGCCGGGCAAGCAGATGGCGATCGACAGCGATATGGCGGCCGGGGCCATCACCCATGAACAGGCCAGAGACCGGCGCGAACGCGAACAGCTGGAAACAACCTTTTTCGGCTCGCTTGATGGTGCTTCTAAATTTGTCAAAGGGGATGCCATTGCGGGCTTGCTGATCACGCTGTTGAACCTTGTCGCCGGGTTGATCATGGGGATTGTCGTACACAACATGCCCCTTGGCGCGGCTTTCGAAACCTATGCCATTCTCACTGTGGGTGATGGTCTGGTCTCGCAGATTCCCGCGGTGATCATCTCGATTGCATCCGCCCTGCTGCTGGCGCGCGGAGGTGCCCAGGGGGCGACGGACCTTGCGGTGTTTAGCCAGCTGGGCAAACACCCGTCTGCCTTGGCCACCGTGGCCGTTCTGATGCTGGCATTTGGCATGTTTCCAGGGCTGCCCTTTATGCCCTTTATGATCGGGGGCCTGGGTCTGTCTGTCGCGGCATATATCACCTATCGCAACGCCAAACGGGCAAAGACAGAGATTCCCACCACTGATCCTGCCGACAGTTTACCGCCGGAAAAATCAATGGGTGATATATTGGAGCTGGACGATATCCATGTGGAATTTGCACCGGATCTGGTCAATATGGTTCTGGACCCCGGCACAGGATTGGATTCACGTATTTCAAAGATGCGCAATCATGTGGCCTCGGTTTTTGGACTTATTCTGCCAGAGATCCGGTTGACCGATAATTCTGCGCTGGGGCCAGGCACCTATGTGATCCGCATTCAAGGTGTCGAACAGGCCCGTGCAGAGTTAAACCCGGATCAGATTCTTGCCCTTGCCCCGGAAGACAGCAATGCCCTGCCAAACGGAACAGATACGACCGAACCGGTCTATGGTGCCCCCGCAAGATGGATCAATAGCAAGGATCAGGAAACAGCTGTACTTGCCGGTGTTACCCTTGTCACCCCAACGGAAATTCTTGCAACCCATCTGCTGGAGGTGGTCAAAAGCAATTTCAGCAGGTTGCTTAGCCTGAAATCCCTACGGCGTACATTGAACGAAATGTCCAATATTTCCAACCCGGTGCGGGCCGAGGCGAACCGTAAACTATTGGATGAAATGATCCCCGATAAGGTGCCGATTGATGTCCTGCACACGGTTTTGCGCCTCTTGCTTGATGAACAGGTCTCTATTCGTAACCTGCCGCTTATCCTTGAGGCTGTTGCCGAGGCGCGCGGCCAAAATGCCCAGCCGGAAGCCATCTGCGAACATGTGCGACAACGCCTTGGGTTTCAATTGGTGGCAGAGATGCGGCGGGCTGATGGGACCTTGCCCCTGATCCAGCTTGCCCCCGAGTGGGAGGATACATTCGCCACCTATCAGGTCGAAAGCGACCGCGGATTTGACATCGCCTTGCCGCCTGAATTGTTCAATCAACTGGCAGAACGCGCTTCAGAAAAATTAAATGATGCGGGGAACAATGGTATCTATCCCGCTTTGGTGACCAACACCCGGCGGCGGCGGTTTTTGCGAACGGTGATGCAGGCCAAGGGTATTTCAACACCTGTGCTGTCCTTTGAGGAAATCGGCCTTGATGCACGGCCCTCTCTGGTCGGGGTGATCGCGGCATGA
- the motA gene encoding flagellar motor stator protein MotA encodes MIGIIGIITIFIMVFGGYVAAGGKMGIIIKALPFEMMMIGGAAVGAFLLSNDGAAVKHTIKDVGKVFKGPKWKPDDYRDLLCLLFELIRLARQNPVAIEEHIETPEESSIFSNYPKIMTDKEAVALICDTMRSASMNYDDPHQVEEVLEKRMEANAHHALHSSHALQMVADALPALGIVAAVLGVIKTMASIDQPPEILGKMIGGALVGTFLGVFLAYAIIGPFAEKVKGVTEDESNFYKLIREVLVANLHNHATNICIEVGRQNTPSHRRPSFADLEEALKALKQEAA; translated from the coding sequence ATGATTGGTATCATCGGCATCATCACGATTTTCATCATGGTTTTCGGTGGGTATGTTGCCGCAGGCGGCAAGATGGGCATCATTATCAAGGCGTTACCTTTTGAAATGATGATGATCGGCGGCGCGGCTGTCGGTGCCTTTCTGCTTAGTAACGATGGTGCCGCAGTCAAGCATACCATCAAAGACGTCGGTAAGGTTTTCAAAGGCCCGAAATGGAAGCCGGATGATTACCGGGACCTTCTCTGCCTGCTTTTTGAATTGATCCGCCTCGCGCGCCAAAACCCGGTCGCGATTGAAGAACACATCGAAACGCCTGAGGAGTCTTCGATTTTCTCAAATTATCCAAAAATCATGACAGATAAAGAAGCTGTCGCCCTGATCTGTGATACGATGCGGTCTGCGTCAATGAACTATGACGACCCTCATCAGGTTGAGGAGGTCCTGGAAAAACGAATGGAGGCGAATGCACATCACGCGCTTCATTCCAGTCATGCCCTTCAGATGGTGGCGGATGCCCTGCCCGCGCTTGGCATTGTTGCCGCTGTTCTGGGTGTTATCAAAACCATGGCTTCGATTGACCAGCCGCCAGAGATCCTGGGCAAGATGATCGGCGGGGCTTTGGTCGGTACCTTTCTGGGTGTTTTCCTTGCCTATGCCATCATTGGCCCTTTTGCTGAAAAGGTAAAAGGTGTCACCGAAGATGAGTCAAACTTCTACAAATTGATCCGGGAGGTTTTGGTGGCAAACCTTCACAACCACGCGACCAACATCTGTATCGAAGTCGGACGTCAGAATACGCCGTCCCACAGGCGGCCAAGTTTTGCTGATTTAGAAGAGGCCTTAAAAGCACTCAAGCAAGAGGCTGCTTGA
- a CDS encoding MotE family protein, whose translation MKKKTRKFRRTGRGAILLLTVLLVSSAILRVGSGTGKAFAEAMKPAPVEAEVQSEETKNAPQGIADISTDRAEVGKLVKALRAREVRVKELENQIAMRSKALAVADQEITKRLAVLEQAEENLRQTIALADGAAEDDLTRLTTVYESMKPKDAAKLFEAMEPKFAAGFLGRMRPDAAAAIMAGLTPERAYSISAILAGRNATVPKT comes from the coding sequence ATGAAGAAGAAAACCCGCAAATTTCGCCGAACCGGGCGGGGTGCCATCCTATTGCTCACCGTATTGCTTGTATCTTCTGCCATTTTGCGAGTCGGTTCCGGCACAGGTAAAGCCTTTGCTGAGGCGATGAAGCCCGCCCCGGTTGAAGCAGAGGTACAGAGCGAAGAAACAAAAAACGCGCCTCAAGGGATCGCGGATATATCCACGGATCGCGCCGAGGTTGGTAAACTGGTGAAAGCACTGCGTGCCCGCGAGGTTCGCGTTAAGGAACTGGAAAACCAGATCGCAATGCGCAGCAAAGCCTTGGCGGTGGCGGATCAGGAAATCACAAAACGATTGGCCGTTTTGGAGCAGGCCGAAGAGAACCTGCGCCAGACGATCGCCCTGGCAGATGGCGCGGCGGAGGACGATCTGACCCGTTTGACAACTGTCTATGAAAGCATGAAGCCAAAAGATGCGGCCAAGTTATTTGAAGCGATGGAGCCGAAATTCGCCGCCGGTTTTCTGGGGCGGATGCGCCCGGATGCAGCCGCAGCTATCATGGCAGGGCTCACGCCGGAACGCGCATATTCCATCAGCGCAATATTGGCAGGGCGCAACGCCACGGTGCCAAAAACCTGA
- a CDS encoding flagellar basal body-associated FliL family protein → MSDTPTDEEEAPPKKSKLPLIIGLVLALVGGGGGFYATFSGMILGGDDHVNDEKAEMPPAVTGPDVDYVAVDQLVISMRAPSNAKHLVFRAHLEVAPAAKEEVEKLLPRVVDVLNSYLRALEPADLEDPSSLTRLRAQMLRRVQVVTGIGKVNDLLIMEFVLN, encoded by the coding sequence ATGTCAGACACTCCTACCGACGAAGAAGAGGCCCCGCCGAAAAAGTCGAAACTACCCCTGATTATAGGGTTGGTATTGGCATTGGTCGGCGGCGGTGGCGGCTTTTATGCCACCTTCAGCGGGATGATTCTTGGGGGGGACGACCACGTAAACGACGAAAAAGCCGAAATGCCACCTGCGGTGACAGGGCCAGATGTGGATTACGTCGCGGTTGACCAGTTGGTCATTTCGATGCGCGCCCCTTCCAACGCCAAACATCTGGTGTTTCGCGCCCATCTTGAGGTCGCGCCTGCGGCAAAAGAAGAGGTCGAGAAACTGCTGCCCCGGGTGGTTGACGTGCTGAACAGCTATCTTCGCGCATTGGAACCTGCGGATCTGGAGGATCCTTCGTCATTGACCCGTCTAAGAGCCCAGATGCTGCGAAGGGTTCAGGTTGTGACAGGTATCGGCAAGGTGAACGACCTGCTGATTATGGAATTTGTACTGAATTGA
- the fliF gene encoding flagellar basal-body MS-ring/collar protein FliF, producing the protein MQQLLKVWMQLELRRQIIVILATAAMFFTVITMSRMASAPGMTLLYAGLENGAAGDVVRALEQRGIAFEVRGGSIFVDSQERDQLRLTLASEGLPANSNRGYELLDNLTGFGTTSQMFDAAYWRAKEGELARTIVANPQIAMARVHIASTGSNPFQRGVTPKASVSITANGGGVTGQQAKAVRYLVASAVAGLSPDDVAVIDANGALIGQTDDAAPAIGGDDISQVLRDRVQRLLEARVGFGNAVVEVSVDTVTETESIREHTFDPENRVAISTDTEERTNTSKDAGGGDVTVASNLPDQEGGGGGDSSSSQNSETRERVNYEVSETEREILRAPGAIKRVTVAVLVNEPLVTDATGAQVPEPRSEEEMQALRELVSSAVGFDESRGDIITLKSMALLAVPPTGTIAETSLLSRFDLDLMSAIQMAILALVTLILGLFVVRPVLSRPVTDAPAGLPAPMADRGEADGPPAAAALDGELPDPAFDLPPLNMGDGFSEELGGLPDLPMMGGNSSDEPVARLRNMIGERQEETVEILRGWLEDKEESV; encoded by the coding sequence GTGCAGCAATTACTAAAAGTCTGGATGCAGCTCGAATTGCGCCGGCAGATCATCGTTATTCTGGCGACGGCGGCCATGTTTTTTACGGTTATCACCATGTCCCGCATGGCCTCAGCACCCGGTATGACATTGCTTTACGCGGGTCTGGAAAACGGCGCAGCGGGTGATGTGGTGCGGGCGCTGGAGCAACGCGGAATCGCCTTTGAGGTGCGGGGTGGCAGCATCTTTGTCGATTCTCAGGAACGCGACCAGCTGCGGCTGACTCTTGCCAGTGAAGGGCTGCCTGCAAACAGCAATCGGGGGTATGAACTTCTCGACAATCTTACCGGTTTCGGGACGACGTCGCAAATGTTTGACGCCGCCTATTGGCGCGCAAAAGAGGGGGAGCTTGCCCGGACAATTGTTGCAAATCCCCAGATCGCGATGGCCCGGGTCCATATCGCCTCGACCGGCTCCAACCCCTTTCAACGAGGGGTGACACCCAAGGCGTCTGTGTCGATCACCGCAAATGGTGGCGGCGTCACGGGCCAGCAGGCCAAGGCGGTGCGCTATCTCGTTGCTTCTGCTGTGGCTGGCCTTTCACCGGATGACGTTGCGGTCATCGACGCAAACGGGGCCTTGATTGGCCAAACGGATGATGCCGCACCGGCGATTGGCGGCGACGATATTTCCCAGGTCCTGCGTGACCGCGTTCAACGTCTGCTTGAGGCGCGGGTGGGCTTTGGCAACGCGGTGGTCGAAGTCAGCGTTGACACGGTCACGGAAACGGAATCGATCCGCGAACATACATTCGACCCCGAAAACCGGGTCGCAATCAGCACGGACACAGAGGAACGCACTAATACCTCGAAGGATGCTGGCGGTGGGGACGTGACCGTCGCAAGCAATCTGCCCGATCAGGAGGGCGGCGGAGGGGGCGATAGCTCGTCGTCGCAAAACAGTGAAACACGCGAGCGGGTCAACTATGAAGTGTCTGAAACAGAACGTGAAATCCTGCGTGCGCCGGGTGCAATCAAACGGGTAACGGTTGCTGTTTTGGTGAACGAGCCATTGGTCACAGATGCAACTGGCGCACAGGTGCCTGAACCGCGCAGCGAGGAAGAGATGCAGGCGCTGCGCGAATTAGTATCTTCGGCAGTCGGTTTTGACGAAAGCCGCGGTGACATAATCACATTGAAATCAATGGCGTTGCTCGCGGTGCCACCCACTGGCACGATTGCCGAAACCTCTCTTCTCAGCCGCTTTGACCTTGATCTGATGTCAGCCATTCAAATGGCGATCCTCGCACTGGTCACACTTATTCTGGGGCTTTTTGTTGTGCGGCCCGTGTTGTCGCGGCCGGTCACCGACGCCCCGGCGGGCCTGCCAGCGCCAATGGCTGATCGTGGCGAGGCAGACGGCCCGCCAGCTGCCGCGGCGCTTGATGGCGAACTGCCGGACCCTGCTTTTGACCTGCCCCCCCTGAACATGGGCGACGGGTTTTCGGAAGAGTTGGGCGGGCTGCCCGACCTTCCGATGATGGGGGGAAACAGCAGCGATGAACCGGTGGCCCGATTGCGCAACATGATCGGTGAACGGCAAGAAGAAACCGTCGAGATCCTGCGCGGCTGGCTTGAGGATAAAGAGGAGAGTGTTTGA
- a CDS encoding ABC transporter ATP-binding protein: MSVSHLYESFSGRAASPTQQAEQAEDEFEDVKLNAFESGYQAGWEDALKAQGDAENKLTEEFLQNLQDLSFTYHEALSKLSVGMKPLMSAIVTKLLPQVAAQSLGPQIIEQFETLIKDQSDTLVEVAVAPDKQPVIEALLKEQETVPFTVVAEPALSAGQVYLRAGQTEREINLDAVLEGITSGLVAFFHTVEQENKHG, encoded by the coding sequence ATGTCTGTGTCACACCTCTATGAAAGTTTCAGCGGTCGTGCGGCGTCTCCTACGCAACAGGCAGAGCAAGCAGAAGATGAATTTGAAGACGTCAAACTCAATGCTTTTGAATCGGGATACCAGGCCGGTTGGGAGGATGCGCTGAAGGCGCAGGGTGATGCGGAAAACAAGCTGACAGAGGAGTTTCTGCAAAATTTGCAGGATCTTTCCTTCACCTATCACGAGGCGCTCAGCAAGTTGAGCGTTGGCATGAAACCCTTGATGTCTGCGATCGTAACAAAGCTGCTGCCACAGGTTGCGGCGCAAAGTTTGGGTCCGCAGATCATCGAGCAATTCGAAACCCTTATCAAAGATCAAAGCGACACTCTGGTTGAGGTCGCGGTTGCACCCGACAAGCAGCCCGTCATTGAAGCGCTTTTGAAAGAACAGGAAACGGTGCCCTTTACCGTTGTCGCCGAACCCGCGCTAAGCGCCGGCCAAGTTTATTTGCGGGCAGGACAAACCGAGCGCGAGATAAACCTTGATGCTGTCCTTGAGGGCATAACAAGCGGGCTGGTTGCCTTTTTTCACACTGTAGAACAGGAGAACAAACATGGATGA
- a CDS encoding FliM/FliN family flagellar motor C-terminal domain-containing protein encodes MDEPASEKNPAADPGNPFTGVPIEVSVCVGKARPLIRELVAMEENALLTLDTRVDDPVELYVGERLIARGLLEEKEDDPHGQLVVRLTEIMKLQPDL; translated from the coding sequence ATGGATGAACCGGCATCGGAGAAAAATCCTGCCGCGGACCCTGGCAACCCGTTTACCGGGGTTCCGATTGAGGTCAGCGTCTGTGTGGGCAAGGCACGGCCCCTTATTCGAGAGTTGGTTGCGATGGAGGAAAACGCGCTTTTGACCTTGGACACGCGGGTTGACGATCCGGTGGAACTATATGTTGGTGAACGGCTGATTGCCCGTGGGCTGCTGGAGGAGAAAGAGGATGATCCGCACGGCCAGCTGGTTGTGCGCCTGACCGAAATTATGAAATTGCAGCCGGACTTGTGA